Genomic window (Lampris incognitus isolate fLamInc1 chromosome 3, fLamInc1.hap2, whole genome shotgun sequence):
CTCCttggagaaaaaagaaaatgaagaatAATGTCTCTTAAAGTGTTCCTCTGTCTGCTCAGACCACAGCATTTATCAGGACTGGAGCTGGTAAGAGACATCTGCACTGGAAGTCTAGAGGGAGGTACCATCGGCTCAACAGAGATCTCTCTGTCTCCTGGGAAAATCAAGTCTGGGAGCCACTTAGCAGACACTCACACAGCAGGGTAAGTCGTCGCTTATCACGGCTTCTGGACAGTCTGGTTTGATATACCTTGCTCATTGATATTGTGTCCCAGGAGTGTGGGACTACTGCTACAGGTGGCTCTACCCTGCGCCCTGTATGCTGATGCCTCTTCAGAACTCTGCCTGAAAGGAGGCACTAACGCAGAGATGGCTCCGCACATAGACTACACTGTAAAGGTAGTATGTAAATCAAAATTATAGAATCTGTATGGTAGTCTTAAAATCTTTTGAATATAATATAACATGTAGTGCTACCAAGCGATTCATAGTTCTTTTGTTTTGGCTCATTTTACAATTTTATTCATAGGAAGTAATATATTGTTGATCCTCAGGTATTCAAGCCCATTTTGGAGAAATTTGGAGTCCATTTTGATTGTGACATTAGAATGAGGTGAGTCTGTCCTGAGCAGACAATTAAAGTCCACATCttgttattttacattttatattcagtATCAGGTCATCTTGTGAGGAAATTGTGTGGAAACGGATATGGAAAGCCAGTCTACCAGTGACATCATTGTATTTGTAGTAGTGTTTGAATGTAACAGTAAAATTGTCTTATGGTTGTAGGTGGGTATTTGATTTTGAGATAAAGAGAAGACTTCTGGATTGGGTTGTTTTCCTCATATTTTGCACAATGAATTCTTTCGGACTGATCTCGCTGGTCAAAGGTTAATGCAGATTGGATAAAGTCAGATTTGGTCATATCTGTAAGGTCTGACaacatatataataatataatgttgCATTTATTGCATTTTGTGGTCACTTGTGTAGTTGTTTGCTATATatgaccctgacagcagacaGTATCAGACTGATGGTGAGAGATGAAGGGCCTGGGCACCTCCCATCATGTGCTAGCCATGcattccattgtgtgtgtgtgtgtgtgtgtgtgtgtgtgtgtgtgtgtgtgtgtgtgtgtgtgtgtgtggataccaAGTTTGTCAATAAGGATGGATGAGAGGGATTGTTTTGGTTAGTTAGTGAAAGCTGAATGTCTTTGGTGTGTCTATCAACAGGGGCTACTACCCtaaaggtggtggtgaggtgcttGCAACAGTGAACCCAGTCAAAGAGCTGAGTCCAGTTACTATGACAGAGAGAGGCAACATCGCCAAGATCTATGGCAGAGCCTTTGTCGCAGGAGTACTACCCTTCAAGGTATAGTTGGAACTAGCTGATAAGTTGCAAATCTTTACTTGTCTGTTTGCCACTAAAAGGCTATTCGGTAGATCCTCCATATTGCTGACAAAGTAGCTGCACCTGTTTATTGCCCTCAGCTGGCCAAGGACATGTCTGCAGCAGCAGTGAGGACCATCAGGAAGGAGATCAAAGAACTTTACATTAATATCCAGCCTCTCCAGGAGAAAGACAAGGCTTGTGGCAATGGGAATGGCATCATGTATGCTTAAAGTTCATTTCTGTGTTTTCTAGAAACCCATAGTTAATAGATTCACTGTGCTTCAGAAGACACCCATGTCTTATGTCCAGGTGTCAGTGTTTATATTCTAGTTTTCAGATTGTTCCAGCAGGCACTGATCTTTAGACCTGTTGTGTATCTCTCTCCAGAATCATTGCTGAGTCTTCCACAGGCTGTCTTTTTGCAGGGTCAGCTCTGGGAAAGAAAGGTATGACATTGATCAAGTTGATATGTTTCCACTTGTGTAATGCAAGGGGTAATCTCTGGGTCTGAAAAGTGACGCCAATGCAGAAGTGCCTTAAACCTGTGTCTAATGGCCAGCAGGGAGAGACTGCACCCTCTTGTTGCAAAAAGAAGCCTGGCTCCATAGACTCCGATGTTAAAATGCCCAACTTTacagcagaaataaacatatgCATATAAGCCTGGTTCAAAAAACGGCATTGGTCTTTATAGCTAATTTCCCCCACTGTAATAACTGAActgggtgggggggttgtttgtttttgttttgttttttgagtccccccccccccttctccccaattgtatccagccaatttgagccgccccaatctctgctccaccgccTCAGCTGATCCAGGCAGGGcttcagactgccacatgcctcccccaatacatgtggagttgccagccgttgcTTTtctcctgacaatgaggagtttcaccagggggacatagcacatgggagaatcatgctgtTCCGCctccccccaaataggcgccccgaccaaccagaggaggctctagtgcagcgaccatgacacatacccacatccggcttcccacccgcagacacagccaattgtgtctgtcggggtgccctaccaagccagaggtaacacagagattcgaaccgctgatccccgtgttggtaggcaacggaatagaccgccacgccacctggacaccccgggGGGTGAATTGTCATACAAGTCGTCCATTTAATATATATTAAGGCTTAAAGCCCCTATTTATAATTAGGGGTGTGTCTACTTTGCTCTTCCTCAGCCCCACCCTCTCGTCCAATATGGTCACGTCCGGTCTCAAAAATCCAAGATGGTGACGGGAAAATCCCAAACTCGAGGCTTCACACCAGTAGTCCACAAACCAATGGGTGACGTCACAATGTCTAAAGTCCATTATTTTAGACAGTCTATGGTGTAATGTTAAGGTTGGGCCACCAGGAGGCAACCCCTCCACATTAAACTATCCTAGCCAGAGGTTACGCTGACTTCCTGGTGTCTGGGAAAAGTTTGCTGGAGCTGTGAAAGTCTTAGCAATTATGTGAATGTTCCTTTAATTGTTGCCATGGTAACAGGGCATACAGCCGGTCTGTAATCTGCTTTGTGGGttgatgtgatggtgtgatgcAGTATGTTATGTATCTGTGGGTATGGTGATTTTGTATTTCAGGATAATGGTGTTGTGTGTCCGTGAGACTGGTAGATGTGTTAATATATTTGAGTATTTGTGTTTGCATTGATTTGTGGTTGAATGTGCAACTGTTATAGAACTGTTTATAGGTGGGTACTAACTGTATATAGTAATGCAATAATAGATGATAGTATATGCCAGTGTATTGTGATGTGTACTATGTATGCAAATTGTTTTCCAGTTGTGTATTTGAGTGTATATTATGATTGTAAATACATGACTGTTTACTGTGATGGTGTATTTTCTGCATCTGTGTCCCAGGTGTGTATGCAGATAAGGTTGGTATCGAGGCAGCTGAGATGTTGCTGAGGAATATCAGGCATAATGGCTGTGTGGATGAGTTTCTTCAAGACCAGGTTAAAAAAATTAAACAGTTTCTTCTTTACAACACCATCTTTTTAATGACAGTACTGACAGTGTCAGTACTGTCGGTACTGACAGCTTAATGAGACATATTAATAGCCTCACATTCATTTCCTCCTTTAGCTCATCATCTTCATGGCCTTGGCTAAGGGAACCTctaggattcgaactggcgccgTGACCttgcacacacagacagccatTCATGTAGCAGAGCAGCTCACTAAGGTGTGTTCAGTTTTCCCCGTCACTCTGACGCCTCCTGTGAGAAAAGGCTGCAGCACTCGACTGGGGCTGGTGATGAAACATT
Coding sequences:
- the rtca gene encoding RNA 3'-terminal phosphate cyclase, producing the protein MDSAALEIDGSVMEGGGQILRVSAALSCITGTSIKIFKIRAGRSTPGLRPQHLSGLELVRDICTGSLEGGTIGSTEISLSPGKIKSGSHLADTHTAGSVGLLLQVALPCALYADASSELCLKGGTNAEMAPHIDYTVKVFKPILEKFGVHFDCDIRMRGYYPKGGGEVLATVNPVKELSPVTMTERGNIAKIYGRAFVAGVLPFKLAKDMSAAAVRTIRKEIKELYINIQPLQEKDKACGNGNGIIIIAESSTGCLFAGSALGKKGVYADKVGIEAAEMLLRNIRHNGCVDEFLQDQLIIFMALAKGTSRIRTGAVTLHTQTAIHVAEQLTKAKFTITKSEDELSSNVNYIIECHGSGITNSYL